The proteins below come from a single Nocardiopsis gilva YIM 90087 genomic window:
- a CDS encoding molybdopterin molybdotransferase MoeA, with product MAGEAMVPWETARQTAWDLGVRCPAVVRHVALRDTLGATLAADLVALVGVPAYDTAAMDGYAVAGRGPWVVRGRVLAGATERLGDLQPGEAVEIATGAPVPGGTEAVVPYEAALTEEVVGSADDARADEGRVGSATDAGSVTWVRGEIDPGRHVRRVGEDTPAGAAVAAEGTIITPAVVGLAASLGHDTLTVRRPKVDVLVSGDEITDIGIPAPGQVRDAIGPVLPGLVEWGGGATGGVVRVRDTFAEMMSALRASADSGADVIAVCGASSKGPADHLRDALATLGATPVVDGVACRPGHPQLLAHLGDPSSPGPVVVGLPGNPNAALVAAATLLVPLLAAMADRPDPCSDSALPSCLPIEGRIRPHYRDTRLAAVRVERGAVAHVVGHDRPGSLRGAAMADALAVIPPDWRGPSARLLWLPR from the coding sequence ATGGCGGGCGAGGCGATGGTGCCGTGGGAGACGGCGAGACAGACCGCATGGGACCTCGGTGTGCGCTGTCCCGCTGTGGTGCGCCACGTGGCGTTGAGGGACACGCTCGGGGCGACGCTGGCCGCTGACCTGGTCGCGTTGGTCGGTGTCCCCGCATATGACACCGCCGCGATGGACGGCTACGCCGTCGCCGGGCGTGGGCCGTGGGTGGTGCGCGGTCGTGTGTTGGCCGGGGCCACCGAGCGTCTGGGCGACCTGCAGCCAGGGGAGGCCGTGGAGATCGCGACCGGGGCGCCGGTGCCCGGCGGGACCGAGGCCGTCGTGCCGTATGAGGCCGCGCTGACGGAAGAGGTCGTCGGTTCCGCTGATGACGCCCGTGCCGATGAGGGTCGTGTGGGGTCGGCCACGGACGCCGGGTCGGTCACCTGGGTCCGGGGTGAGATCGACCCCGGGCGGCACGTGCGGCGCGTGGGCGAGGACACCCCAGCTGGGGCGGCCGTTGCGGCTGAAGGGACGATCATCACACCCGCCGTGGTCGGGCTGGCCGCGAGTCTCGGCCATGACACCCTCACGGTCCGCCGCCCGAAGGTCGACGTCCTGGTCAGCGGGGACGAGATCACCGACATCGGCATTCCGGCGCCGGGCCAGGTGCGCGACGCGATCGGCCCGGTGCTGCCCGGCCTGGTGGAGTGGGGCGGGGGTGCGACGGGCGGTGTCGTCCGAGTCCGCGACACGTTCGCCGAGATGATGTCCGCTCTGCGCGCCTCCGCCGACTCTGGGGCCGACGTCATCGCCGTGTGCGGGGCCTCGTCGAAGGGCCCCGCCGACCACCTGCGCGACGCCCTAGCGACGCTGGGCGCGACCCCCGTCGTGGATGGTGTCGCCTGTCGGCCCGGCCATCCGCAGTTGCTCGCGCACCTGGGCGATCCGTCAAGCCCCGGGCCGGTGGTCGTGGGGCTGCCTGGTAACCCCAACGCCGCACTGGTGGCGGCCGCGACCCTGCTGGTGCCGCTCCTCGCCGCCATGGCGGACCGCCCGGACCCCTGCTCCGATTCCGCGCTTCCCAGCTGCCTTCCGATCGAGGGAAGAATCCGCCCGCACTACCGGGACACCCGGTTGGCGGCGGTGCGGGTCGAGAGGGGAGCGGTTGCTCACGTTGTCGGACACGACCGGCCCGGAAGCTTGCGTGGCGCGGCCATGGCCGACGCCCTCGCCGTCATCCCGCCTGACTGGCGAGGCCCCTCGGCCCGCCTCTTGTGGCTGCCGCGGTGA
- a CDS encoding MFS transporter, with translation MSSAEARLTTPGSGGAPTAGPREWAALAVLTLPVLLISVDMTVLGFAVPYLSEDLSPSAGQLLWIVDIYGFVLAGLLVTMGSLGDRIGRRKLLLIGSAGFGVASLLAAFAPTPEILIAARALLGLAGATLMPSTMSLLRNIFLNPRQRLLAVAIWASGFSAGAALGPVIGGWLLEHYWWGSVFLINLPVMALTLVGVPLLVRESRNPTPGRLDWASVALSMGAMLPSVYGVKSLAEHGFSVTSVAAIAVGAALGVAFVQRQLRLADPMIDVRLFAVRKFSVGVATNLMLVFAMVSSLFFLTQYLQLVLGISPMKAGLLLLPGLVLSVVMSFVAVAAARQLSLRAVIAIALAFVATGYLALTQAPTHSGVLLVVVAFALICVGAGLAETLTNDAILTAAPPERAGAASAISETAYELGGALGVALLGSVLTAVYRLQLGDVAGVPADSMNAAQDTLGGAVNVAADLPSDTASALLDAARTAFTDGMHLTSAIAALLVVATAAMAWRLLRRPTPAAGETPQRGPKDAEHHDVRC, from the coding sequence ATGAGTTCCGCCGAAGCCAGGCTCACCACGCCCGGAAGCGGAGGCGCCCCCACGGCAGGACCCCGTGAATGGGCCGCCCTCGCCGTACTGACACTCCCGGTGCTGCTGATCTCCGTCGACATGACGGTGCTCGGCTTCGCCGTTCCTTACCTCAGCGAAGACCTCTCCCCCAGCGCCGGCCAGCTGCTGTGGATCGTCGACATCTACGGCTTCGTTCTCGCCGGGCTGCTCGTCACGATGGGGTCGCTGGGCGACCGCATCGGCCGCCGCAAGCTGCTGCTGATCGGTTCGGCCGGGTTCGGCGTGGCGTCGCTGCTGGCGGCTTTCGCTCCCACACCGGAGATTCTGATCGCCGCCCGCGCGCTCCTCGGGCTGGCGGGCGCGACCCTGATGCCCTCGACGATGTCGCTGCTGCGCAACATCTTCCTCAACCCGCGCCAGCGTCTGCTCGCGGTCGCGATCTGGGCGTCCGGGTTCTCGGCGGGAGCGGCGCTCGGCCCGGTCATCGGTGGCTGGCTGCTGGAGCACTACTGGTGGGGCTCGGTCTTCCTGATCAACCTCCCCGTGATGGCGCTGACCCTCGTCGGCGTCCCGCTGCTGGTGCGCGAGTCGCGCAACCCCACGCCCGGGCGGCTGGACTGGGCCAGTGTCGCGCTGTCGATGGGAGCCATGCTGCCCTCCGTCTACGGCGTCAAGAGCCTGGCCGAGCACGGTTTCTCGGTCACCTCGGTGGCCGCGATCGCGGTAGGCGCAGCGCTGGGCGTCGCCTTCGTCCAGCGCCAGCTGCGGCTGGCAGACCCGATGATCGACGTGCGCCTGTTCGCCGTTCGGAAGTTCAGTGTGGGCGTGGCCACGAACCTCATGCTCGTGTTCGCCATGGTGTCCTCGCTGTTCTTCCTCACCCAGTACCTGCAGCTGGTGCTGGGCATCAGCCCGATGAAGGCCGGACTGCTGCTGCTTCCGGGGCTGGTGCTGTCCGTGGTCATGAGCTTCGTGGCCGTGGCGGCGGCGCGTCAGCTGAGCCTGCGCGCGGTCATCGCGATCGCGCTGGCGTTCGTCGCCACGGGGTACCTGGCGCTGACGCAGGCGCCCACACACAGCGGGGTGCTCCTGGTGGTCGTCGCGTTCGCGCTGATCTGCGTGGGCGCGGGGCTGGCCGAGACGCTGACCAACGACGCGATCCTCACCGCGGCCCCGCCCGAGCGCGCGGGCGCGGCGTCGGCGATCTCCGAAACCGCCTATGAGCTGGGCGGTGCGCTCGGTGTGGCGCTCCTCGGCAGCGTGCTGACGGCGGTGTACCGACTTCAGCTCGGCGACGTCGCCGGTGTCCCCGCCGATTCGATGAACGCCGCCCAGGACACCCTCGGCGGGGCCGTGAATGTCGCGGCGGACCTCCCGTCGGACACGGCTTCGGCCCTGCTGGACGCGGCACGGACGGCGTTCACCGACGGGATGCATCTGACCAGCGCGATCGCCGCACTGCTGGTCGTCGCGACCGCGGCGATGGCGTGGAGGCTGCTGCGCAGGCCCACTCCGGCGGCAGGGGAAACCCCGCAGCGTGGACCGAAGGACGCAGAGCACCACGACGTGCGCTGCTGA
- a CDS encoding TetR/AcrR family transcriptional regulator, which yields MKTSPTRDRILDALQDILIEEGNSAVTLEAVAAAAGVSKGGLLYHFPSKAALMTGLVKRLADRAQDEFHEATESEEGVVRTFLRTSIPESREEAELYWSIIAALRSKEDMSEESERLVRQLFDEWSRLLHEEVGDPVLAETIRLVGDGLYLSSIAGLSLPDTEVLTQLTERLITQAEASRSRD from the coding sequence GTGAAGACATCTCCCACCCGTGACCGCATCCTCGACGCGTTGCAGGACATCCTGATCGAGGAGGGCAACTCCGCCGTGACCCTGGAGGCCGTGGCCGCCGCCGCGGGCGTCTCCAAGGGCGGGCTGCTCTACCACTTCCCGTCCAAGGCCGCCCTGATGACCGGCCTGGTCAAGCGCCTGGCCGACCGCGCCCAGGACGAGTTCCACGAAGCCACCGAGAGCGAGGAGGGCGTCGTCCGCACCTTCCTGCGCACATCGATCCCCGAATCGCGCGAGGAGGCCGAGCTCTACTGGTCGATCATCGCGGCCCTGCGCAGCAAGGAGGACATGTCCGAGGAGTCCGAGCGCCTCGTGCGCCAGCTCTTCGACGAGTGGTCCCGGCTCCTGCACGAGGAGGTCGGCGACCCCGTTCTCGCCGAAACGATCCGCCTCGTCGGCGACGGCCTCTACCTCAGCAGCATCGCCGGCCTCTCACTCCCCGACACCGAGGTCCTCACGCAGCTCACCGAGCGGCTCATCACGCAGGCGGAGGCGTCGCGGAGCCGCGACTGA
- a CDS encoding response regulator: MTDNDQISGIASAVRVLIVDDQILLRQGLRKLLEIEDGIEIVGDAADGIEALRFLAAAPSDRKPDVALVDARMPRMDGVTLIGRLEAEYPRVAAVVLTTFDDDDYIFGGLRAGAKGYLLKDTPPDDLVAAIRRAARGETVLGGPAAERVVAALRAGPDPRRAEVSDAAPTTDATRPSLGHGDSTLSEREVEVARLVGDGASNREISRRLFITEGTAKNHVTSILRKLGLRDRTQLALWVCRTA, encoded by the coding sequence GTGACGGACAACGATCAGATCAGCGGGATCGCGTCCGCTGTGCGGGTGCTGATCGTCGACGACCAGATCCTGCTCCGCCAGGGGCTGCGCAAGCTGCTGGAGATCGAGGACGGCATCGAGATCGTCGGGGACGCCGCCGACGGGATCGAGGCACTCCGGTTCCTGGCGGCCGCGCCTTCGGACCGGAAACCCGATGTCGCGCTGGTCGACGCGCGCATGCCGCGGATGGACGGGGTGACCCTGATCGGCCGCCTGGAGGCGGAGTACCCGCGCGTCGCGGCGGTCGTTCTCACCACGTTCGACGATGACGACTACATCTTCGGCGGCCTGCGCGCGGGAGCCAAGGGGTACCTGCTCAAGGACACCCCGCCCGATGACCTGGTCGCGGCGATCCGGCGGGCCGCCCGCGGCGAGACCGTCCTGGGCGGACCGGCGGCGGAGCGCGTTGTCGCCGCTCTCCGTGCCGGGCCGGACCCGCGTCGTGCGGAGGTGTCCGACGCGGCGCCTACCACCGACGCCACCCGGCCATCGCTCGGCCACGGGGACAGCACGCTCTCGGAGCGCGAAGTGGAGGTCGCCCGGCTGGTCGGCGACGGCGCTTCGAACCGCGAGATCTCCCGTCGGCTGTTCATCACCGAGGGGACGGCGAAGAACCATGTCACCAGCATCCTGCGCAAGCTCGGCCTGCGGGACCGGACCCAGCTCGCGCTGTGGGTGTGCCGGACGGCATGA
- a CDS encoding sensor histidine kinase, translated as MGTARSGSRRNPRHWVEFTGDRPPSTLSLLFWVAVAANSVALLRFADVSLTPGYPSPSTWAIALSQAGGLVLAGVLWPFLPWASTASRPRKGLTLLFLPAIMLVILTGGGAAVFMLFCLAVGNTILVFGSRSAIAYTAVTATLAVALFSSGPRADPWTGLFEGALLATLGLAMIKFFLSLLEARQRAEETRGLLADLEAAHAELRRYAERTRELTVAEERARMAREMHDSVGHYLTVINMGLANALRFRTARPDAAWDEVADAQRLTQEALADTRRWVRALKPLRLEGRAGPEAMRALAESFSGIGPQVVFGIDGAWPDTDEETELVCYRVLQEGITNALRHSAADRIEIDVTCTADRITVVVSDNGQGADDQAATHGFGLRELRERVEAVGGTMDAARRAGVGFAVRASVPARRASTPVGSDTGARVAGARS; from the coding sequence ATGGGTACGGCCAGGAGCGGATCTCGACGTAACCCGCGACACTGGGTCGAGTTCACCGGAGACCGACCCCCGTCGACGCTCTCGCTGCTCTTCTGGGTCGCGGTGGCGGCGAACAGCGTCGCTCTGCTCCGCTTCGCCGACGTATCCCTGACGCCCGGATACCCCTCCCCCTCTACGTGGGCCATCGCTCTGTCTCAGGCGGGCGGTCTTGTCCTGGCCGGTGTCCTGTGGCCTTTCCTCCCCTGGGCGTCCACGGCCTCGCGACCCCGCAAAGGCCTGACCCTCCTCTTCCTCCCGGCCATCATGCTGGTCATCCTCACCGGCGGCGGGGCCGCGGTCTTCATGCTCTTCTGCCTGGCGGTGGGCAACACGATCCTCGTCTTCGGGTCACGGAGCGCGATCGCCTACACGGCCGTCACCGCCACCCTCGCCGTAGCACTGTTCTCGTCCGGACCCAGGGCAGACCCGTGGACCGGTCTCTTCGAGGGTGCCTTGCTCGCCACCCTGGGCCTGGCCATGATCAAGTTCTTCCTCTCCCTGCTGGAGGCTCGACAGCGTGCCGAGGAGACTCGGGGACTGCTCGCCGACCTGGAAGCCGCCCACGCTGAGCTGCGCCGCTATGCCGAGCGCACCCGCGAGTTGACGGTGGCCGAGGAACGGGCGCGGATGGCTCGGGAGATGCACGATTCGGTCGGCCATTACCTGACCGTCATCAACATGGGGCTGGCCAACGCCCTGCGCTTCCGTACAGCCCGCCCCGACGCCGCATGGGACGAGGTCGCCGACGCCCAGCGGCTCACCCAGGAGGCACTGGCCGATACCCGCCGCTGGGTGCGGGCCCTCAAACCGCTGCGTCTGGAGGGGCGGGCCGGACCGGAGGCCATGCGGGCACTGGCGGAGTCGTTCTCGGGCATCGGCCCCCAAGTGGTGTTCGGCATCGACGGCGCGTGGCCGGACACCGACGAGGAGACCGAGCTGGTCTGCTATCGCGTGCTGCAGGAAGGAATCACCAACGCGCTGCGCCATTCGGCGGCCGACCGGATCGAGATCGACGTGACCTGCACGGCCGACCGGATCACCGTGGTCGTGTCCGACAACGGGCAGGGCGCGGACGACCAGGCCGCCACGCACGGGTTCGGACTGCGCGAACTGCGAGAGCGCGTCGAGGCGGTCGGTGGCACTATGGACGCGGCCCGACGCGCGGGCGTGGGCTTCGCCGTGCGGGCGAGCGTTCCCGCGCGGCGCGCGTCGACGCCGGTCGGGAGTGACACGGGCGCGCGAGTGGCGGGGGCGAGGTCGTGA
- a CDS encoding CPBP family intramembrane glutamic endopeptidase: MLNKLKTAIGPAAEAHPFIAAGASGRRVTHPLLVIVLAQVLYVIGLLPSLFLIGPLLEWIPQISGSNLVVAALVGIARPIVGFLPFYAVLWLWLRFYERRTFSSTGFAFDRTLVTGLLAGFALAVAFVAALIGVGLAAGTVRWHGAVIFGQEGAAVVLLFALVFTVAKVVEIGIEEQLYRGWMLQAVGARWGKAAGVLVSSFFFALFHFFFIGYFVLPGLRSHEAHWVLMLNIFLWAVFAALVTLRTRSLWTAVGFHAAALTIPVLLLTLATPDTVDGAAGLLVFVIENPSHYTGGVGFAGPFEGLAATVVLLVLVAVAAVLEWRSSRRTDRQCGQTARALPSGALRTVGSPRSEQRRPRASS; this comes from the coding sequence ATGCTGAACAAGCTGAAGACAGCGATCGGACCCGCCGCCGAGGCCCATCCGTTCATTGCGGCCGGGGCGAGCGGGAGACGGGTGACCCATCCGCTGCTCGTCATCGTGTTGGCGCAGGTCCTCTATGTGATCGGACTTCTGCCGAGTCTGTTCTTGATCGGTCCGCTGCTGGAGTGGATCCCCCAGATCTCGGGGAGCAACCTCGTCGTCGCGGCCCTGGTCGGCATCGCGCGGCCGATCGTGGGCTTCCTCCCCTTCTACGCGGTGCTCTGGCTGTGGCTGCGGTTCTACGAGCGCCGGACCTTCTCCTCCACCGGTTTCGCCTTCGACCGCACTCTGGTGACCGGATTGCTCGCTGGATTCGCGCTGGCGGTCGCGTTCGTCGCCGCGCTGATCGGCGTCGGCTTGGCGGCGGGCACCGTCCGGTGGCACGGCGCCGTGATCTTCGGTCAGGAGGGGGCGGCGGTGGTCCTTCTCTTCGCCCTCGTGTTCACGGTGGCGAAGGTCGTCGAGATCGGTATCGAGGAACAGCTCTACCGAGGATGGATGCTGCAGGCGGTCGGCGCGCGCTGGGGTAAGGCGGCGGGCGTCCTCGTCTCCTCCTTCTTCTTCGCTCTCTTTCACTTCTTCTTCATCGGCTACTTCGTGCTTCCTGGACTGAGGAGCCACGAGGCCCACTGGGTGCTGATGCTCAACATCTTCCTGTGGGCCGTGTTCGCGGCGCTGGTGACCCTGCGCACCCGGTCGCTGTGGACGGCGGTGGGCTTTCACGCGGCGGCACTGACCATTCCCGTCCTCCTGCTGACGCTGGCCACACCGGACACCGTCGACGGGGCGGCGGGCCTGCTGGTGTTCGTCATCGAGAACCCGAGCCACTACACGGGCGGTGTCGGATTCGCGGGGCCGTTCGAAGGGCTGGCGGCCACGGTGGTGCTGCTCGTGCTCGTGGCGGTGGCCGCGGTGCTGGAGTGGAGGTCGTCGCGTCGCACGGACCGTCAGTGCGGTCAGACCGCCAGGGCGTTGCCCTCCGGTGCGCTGCGGACCGTGGGGAGTCCCAGGTCGGAGCAGAGACGGCCGAGGGCGTCGTCGTGA
- a CDS encoding methylenetetrahydrofolate reductase, whose product MPNFADLLTSPEPSRPVITAEFPVMDGGGLPEIAAKLACLTPYVDAVNATDNASAHAHVSNVALAIAIQQYGVEPVLQLVCRDKNRLALEADIMGAALHGITAVSCMTGDDVTAGDEPEARRVFDLDAVQLIRVAAGLAKGHYLSGRPIDPAPKLLIGAVENPAAPPHAYRVRRALKKAAAGARFLQLQICYHPDRLAEFTRIGAATGLTPKVALLPSIVLVKGARSLRYMNKRVPGIHVPDELIDRLAAAPDQREAAYQLALEQATHALSLEGVRGLHFIDFRHDDALGRLCSDLGLPTVRSAPEGNALAV is encoded by the coding sequence GTGCCCAACTTCGCCGACCTCCTCACCAGCCCCGAGCCGTCCCGCCCCGTCATCACCGCGGAGTTCCCCGTGATGGACGGCGGGGGCCTACCCGAGATCGCCGCCAAACTGGCATGTCTCACGCCCTACGTGGACGCGGTCAACGCCACGGACAACGCGTCCGCGCACGCCCACGTGTCCAATGTCGCCCTCGCGATCGCAATACAGCAGTACGGCGTCGAGCCGGTGCTGCAGCTGGTGTGCCGCGACAAGAACCGGCTCGCGCTGGAGGCCGACATCATGGGCGCGGCGCTGCACGGCATCACGGCCGTGTCCTGCATGACGGGCGACGACGTCACCGCCGGGGACGAACCCGAGGCACGCCGGGTCTTCGACCTCGACGCGGTCCAGCTCATCCGGGTCGCCGCCGGGCTGGCCAAGGGCCACTACCTCTCCGGCCGCCCGATCGACCCGGCCCCCAAGCTGCTGATCGGGGCGGTCGAGAACCCTGCGGCGCCCCCGCACGCCTACCGCGTCCGCCGCGCCCTGAAGAAGGCCGCGGCCGGTGCGCGCTTCCTCCAGCTGCAGATCTGCTACCACCCCGACCGCCTCGCCGAGTTCACCCGCATCGGCGCGGCCACCGGCCTGACCCCGAAAGTCGCCCTGCTGCCGAGCATCGTCCTGGTTAAGGGCGCGCGCTCCCTGCGCTACATGAACAAACGCGTTCCCGGCATCCATGTGCCCGACGAGCTGATCGACCGGCTGGCCGCCGCCCCCGACCAGCGCGAGGCCGCCTACCAGCTGGCCCTGGAACAGGCCACCCACGCCCTCTCCCTGGAGGGCGTGCGCGGCCTGCACTTCATCGACTTCCGTCACGACGACGCCCTCGGCCGTCTCTGCTCCGACCTGGGACTCCCCACGGTCCGCAGCGCACCGGAGGGCAACGCCCTGGCGGTCTGA
- a CDS encoding methylenetetrahydrofolate reductase C-terminal domain-containing protein — MARLLATIEHAVKKPIWDCRMCGQCVLHSTGLTCPMTCPKSLRNGPCGGVREDGTCEVDPTMTCVWLKAQDRSEKMPRPWREEFDDLRPPVDNRLQGTSSWINLLTGRDKVVPAGWESEEPPAD, encoded by the coding sequence ATGGCCCGCTTGCTCGCAACCATCGAACACGCCGTCAAGAAGCCCATCTGGGACTGCCGCATGTGCGGGCAGTGCGTTCTGCACTCCACGGGCCTCACCTGCCCCATGACCTGTCCCAAGTCCCTGCGCAACGGGCCGTGCGGCGGGGTGCGCGAGGACGGCACCTGCGAGGTCGACCCGACCATGACCTGCGTGTGGCTCAAGGCGCAGGACCGCTCGGAGAAGATGCCGCGCCCATGGCGTGAAGAGTTCGACGACCTGCGACCACCCGTCGACAACCGCCTCCAGGGCACGTCCTCCTGGATCAACCTGCTGACCGGCCGCGACAAGGTCGTTCCGGCGGGGTGGGAATCCGAGGAACCACCCGCCGACTAG
- a CDS encoding glycine cleavage T C-terminal barrel domain-containing protein: protein MAVIENPEILLYSRIRKSPYFYASRRHGVAKYSVYNHTYHPRHYGDPVAEYWHLLNGVTLWDVGVERQVEITGPDAFTFTNMLVPRDLTKCKVGQCKYVFITAPDGGIINDPVLLRLGENHFWLSLADSDVLLWAQGLAYNSGLDVTIREADVGPVQVQGPKSRDVMVDLFGERILDIGYYYCAEFELDGMRVVVSRTGYTSELGFEIYLRNASRDGVRLWDRVIEAGTPHGIEVIGPCHIRRIEGGILAWGCDIGLDTNPFEVGYGYEVSWMVDLKQEADFIGKEALRRIRDNGIDRKLVGVEIGGMPLGSFNDGSMIDPFPVYAPGGTEPIGKVTSACFSPRLEQNIGFAMVPIELAGPGTDLAIERPGGLVPATVVEKPFIDPKKYVPKQDLHQLATG, encoded by the coding sequence ATGGCCGTCATCGAGAACCCGGAGATCCTGCTCTACTCGCGGATCAGGAAGTCGCCGTACTTCTATGCCTCACGCCGCCACGGCGTGGCCAAGTACAGCGTGTACAACCACACCTACCACCCGCGCCACTACGGCGACCCCGTGGCCGAGTACTGGCACCTGCTCAACGGCGTCACCCTCTGGGATGTCGGCGTGGAACGCCAGGTCGAGATCACCGGCCCCGACGCGTTCACCTTCACGAACATGCTCGTCCCGCGCGACCTCACCAAGTGCAAGGTCGGGCAGTGCAAGTACGTGTTCATCACCGCGCCCGACGGCGGCATTATCAACGATCCGGTCCTACTGCGTCTCGGTGAGAACCACTTCTGGCTGTCCCTCGCCGACAGCGACGTCCTGCTGTGGGCCCAGGGCCTGGCCTACAACAGCGGGCTCGACGTCACGATCCGCGAGGCCGACGTCGGCCCGGTGCAGGTCCAGGGGCCGAAGTCGCGCGATGTGATGGTCGACCTCTTCGGTGAGCGGATCCTGGACATCGGCTACTACTACTGCGCCGAGTTCGAGCTCGACGGCATGCGGGTGGTCGTCTCGCGCACGGGCTACACCTCCGAGCTGGGCTTCGAGATCTACCTGCGCAACGCCTCGCGCGACGGCGTCCGGCTGTGGGACCGGGTGATCGAGGCCGGGACCCCGCACGGGATCGAGGTGATCGGTCCGTGCCACATCCGCCGCATCGAGGGCGGCATCCTCGCCTGGGGCTGCGACATCGGGCTCGACACCAACCCCTTCGAGGTCGGCTACGGCTACGAGGTGAGCTGGATGGTCGACCTGAAGCAGGAGGCCGACTTCATCGGCAAGGAGGCGCTGCGCCGCATCCGCGACAACGGCATCGACCGCAAGCTCGTCGGCGTGGAGATCGGCGGCATGCCGCTGGGCAGCTTCAACGACGGCTCGATGATCGACCCGTTCCCGGTGTATGCGCCCGGCGGCACGGAGCCGATCGGCAAGGTCACCTCCGCCTGCTTCTCGCCGCGGCTGGAGCAGAACATCGGGTTCGCCATGGTGCCGATCGAGCTGGCCGGACCGGGCACGGATCTGGCCATCGAGCGGCCCGGCGGGCTCGTGCCCGCCACGGTGGTCGAGAAGCCGTTCATCGACCCCAAGAAGTACGTGCCCAAGCAGGACCTGCACCAGCTCGCCACGGGCTGA